The Salvelinus fontinalis isolate EN_2023a chromosome 9, ASM2944872v1, whole genome shotgun sequence sequence ATGGGTAAGGAAAATAATGAAACGGTTCACCCCACTACTCCTAGACCTCTTCCTGTGTGAGTTGGTACGGCACTGTCCTGCGTCGTCGGTGGGAACAACCCTGAGCGGGCGTAGAGCCCTCGTATCGCCTGCCCCATgccacacactgtcctgagtcGTCAGGGGGAACAGCCCTGAGCGGGCGTAGAGCACTCGTATTGACTGCCCCATGCCACACATTGACCTGCGTCGTCGGGGGTAACAGCCCTGAGCGGGCGTAGAGCACTCGTATCGTCTGCCCCATGCCACACACTGACCTGCGTCGTCAGGGGAAACAGCCCTGAGCGGGCGTAGAGCACTAGTATCGCCTGCCCCATGCCACACACTGACCTGCGTCGTCGGGGGGAACAACCCTGAGCGGGCGTAGAGCACTCGTATCGCCTGCCCCATGCCACACACTGACCTGCGTCGTCGGGGGGAACAACCCTGAGCGGGCGTAGAGCCCTCGTATCGCCTGCCCCATGCCACACACTGACCTGCGTCGTCGGGGGGAACAGCCCTGAGCTGGCGTAGAGCCCTCGTATCGCCTGCCCCATGCCACACACTGACCTGCGTCGTCGGGGGGAACAACCCTGAGCGGGCGTAGAGCACTCGTATCGCCTGCCCCATGCCACACACTGACCTGCGTCGTCGGGGGGGAACAACCCTGAGCGGGCGTAGAGCACTCGTATCGCCTGCCCCATGCCACACACTGACCTGCGTCGTCGGGGGGAACAACCCTGAGCGGGCGTAGAGCCCTCGTATCGCCTGCCCCATGCCACACACTGACCTGCGTCGTCGGGGGGGAACAGCCCTGAGCTGGCGTAGAGCCCTCGTATCGCCTGCCCCATGCCACACACTGACCTGCGTCGTCGGGGGGAACAACCCTGAGCGGGCGTAGAGCACTCGTATCGCCTGCCCCATGCCACACACTGACCTGCGTCGTCGGGGGGGAACAACCCTGAGCGGGCGTAGAGCACTCGTATCGCCTGCCCCATGCCACACTGACCTGCGTCGTCGGTGGGAACAGCCCTGAGCGGGCGTAGAGCACTCGTATCGCCTGCCCCATGCCACACTGACCTGCGTCGTCGGTGGGAACAGCCCTGAGCGGGCGTAGAGCACTCGTATCGCCTGCCCCATGCCACACTGACCTGCGTCGTCGGTGGGAACAGCCCTGAGCGGGCGTAGAGCACTCGTATCGCCTGCCCCATGCCACACACTGACCTGCATCTGGGGGAACAGCCCTGAGCGGGCGTAGAGCCCTCGTATCGTCTGCCCCATGCCACACACTGACCTGCGTCGTCGGTGGGAACAGCCCTGAGCGGGCGTAGAGCCCTCGTATCGCCTGCCCCATGCCACACACTGACCTGCGTTGTCGTGGGGAACAGCCCTGAGCGGGCGTAGAGCACTCGTGCCCCATGCCACACACTGACCTGCGTCGTCGGTGGGAACAGCCCTGAGCGGGCGTAGAGCACTCGTATCGCCTGCCCCATGCCACACACTGACCTGCGTCGTCAGGGGGAACAGCCCTGAGCGGGCGTAGAGCCCTCGTATCGCCTGCCCCATGCCACACACTGACCTGCGTCGTCGGGGGGAACAACCCTGAGCGGGCGTAGAGCACTCGTATCGCCTGCCCCATGCCACACTGACCTGCGTCGTCGGTGGGAACAGCCCTGAGCGGGCGTAGAGCACTCGTATCGCCTGCCCCATGCCACACACTGACCTGCGTCGTCGGGAGGAACAACCCTGAGCGGGCGTAGAGCACTCGTATCGCCTGCCCCATGCCACACACTGACCTGCGTCGTCGGGGGGAACAACCCTGAGCGGGCGTAGAGCACTCGTATCGCCTGCCCCATGCCACACACTGACCTGCGTCGTCGGGGGGAACAACCCTGAGCGGGCGTAGAGCACTCGTATCGCCTGCCCCATGCCACACACTGACCTGCGTCGTCGGGGGGAACAACCCTGAGCGGGCGTAGAGCACTCGTATCGCCTGCCCCATGCCACACACTGACCTGCGTCGTCGGGGGGAACAACCCTGAGCGGGCGTAGAGCACTCGTATCGCCTGCCCCATGCCACACACTGACCTGCGTCGTCGGGGGGAACAACCCTGAGCGGGCGTAGAGCCCTCGTATCGCCTGCCCCATGCCACACACTGACCTGCGTCGTCGGGGGGAACAACCCTGAGCGGGCGTAGAGCACTCGTATCGCCTGCCCCATGCCACACACTGACCTGCGTCGTCGGGGGGAACAACCCTGAGCGGGCGTAGAGCACTCGTATCGCCTGCCCCATGCCACACACTGACCTGCGTCGTCGGGGGGAACAACCCTGAGCGGGCGTAGAGCACTCGTATCGCCTGCCCCATGCCACACACTGTATatggatttttctattgtgttattgactatatgtttgtttactccatgtgtaactctgtgttgttgtttgtgtcgaactgctttgctttatcttggccaggtcgcaattgtaaatgagaacttgttctcaactgacctacctagttaaataaaggtgacataaaATGAACTTAAAAAACACACACTGACCTGCGAATGTTCGTGCCTCGTCGGTGGGCACAGCCCGGAGGTGACGCAGGTCACTCTTGTTGCCGACCAGCATGATGACGATATTGCTGTCTGCGTGGTCTCTCAGCTCCTTCAGCCAACGCTCCACGTTTTCATAGGTCAGGTGCTTGGCGATGTCATAGACCAGCAAGGCCCCCACGGCACCACGGTAATACCTGTGGACCAGGTGACAAACAGACGGCCTTTATAGTGGTGTTAGAAACTTAAATACCTGTGGACCAGGTGACACACAGAGACGGTCTTTATAGTGGTGTTAGAAACTTCAATACCTGTGGACCAGGTGACAGAGACGGCCTTTATAGTGGTGTTAGAAACTTAAATACCTGTGGACCAGGTGACAAACAGAGACGGCCTTTATAGTGGCGTTAGAAACTTAAATACCTGTGGACCAGGTGACAAACAGAGACGGCCTTTATAGTGGTGTTAGAAACTTAAATACCTGTGGACCAGGTGACAAACAGACGGCCTTTATAGTGGCGATAGAAACTTAAATACCTGTGGACCAGGTGACAAACAGACGGCCTTTATAGTGGTGTTAGAAACTTAAATACCTGTGGACCAGGTGACAAACAGACGGCCTTTATAGTGGTGTTAGAAACTTAAATACCTGTGGACCAGGTGACAAACAGAGACGGTGTTTATAGTGGCGTTAAACTTAAATACCTGTGGACCAGGTGACAAACAGACGGCCTTTATAGTGGTGTTAGAAACTTAAATACCTGTGGACCAGGTGACAAACAGAGACGGTGTTTATAGTGGCGTTAGAAACTTAAATACCTGTGGACCAGGTGACACAGAGACAGCCTTTATAGTGGTGTTAGAAACTTAAATACCTGTGGACCAGGTGACAAACAGAGACGGCCTTTATAGTGGCGTTAGAAACTTAAATACCTGTGGACCAGGTGACAAACAGACGGCCTTTATAGTGGTGTTAGAAACTTAAATACCTGTGGACCAGGTGACAAACAGACGGCCTTTATAGTGGTGTTAGAAACTTAAATACCTGTGGACCAGGTGACAAACAGAGACGGTGTTTATAGTGGCGTTAAACTTAAATACCTGTGGACCAGGTGACAAACAGACGGCCTTTATAGTGGCGATAGAAACTTAAATACCTGTGGACCAGGTGACAAACAGAGACGGTGTTTATAGTGGCGTTAAACTTAAATACCTGTGGACCAGGTGACAAACAGACGGCCTTTATAGTGGCGATAGAAACTTAAATACCTGTGGACCAGGTGACACAGAGAGAAGGCCTTTATAGTGGTGTTAGAAACTTAAATACCTGTGGACCAGGTGACAAACAGAGAGACGGCCTTTATAGTGGTGTTAGAAACTTAAATACCTGTGGACCAGGTGACAGAGACGGCCTTTATAGTGGCGATAGAAACTTAAATACCTGTGGACCAGGTGACAAACAGAGAGACGGCCTTTATAGTGGTGTTAGAAACTTAAATACCTGTGGACCAGGTGACAAACAGAGACGGCCTTTATAGTGGTGTTAGAAACTTCAATACCTGTGGACCAGGTGACAAACAGACGGCCTTTATAGTGGCGATAGAAACTTAAATACCTGTGGACCAGGTGACAAACAGAGACGGCCTTTATAGTGGTGTTAGAAACTTAAATACCTGTGGACCAGGTGACAAACAGAGACGGCCTTTATAGTGGTGTTAGAAACTTAAATACCTGTGGACCAGGTGACACAGAGAGACGGCCTTTATAGTGGTGTTAGAAACTTCAAAGTAAACCTTGTAACAGGCTTTGAAATTGCCTAAATACATTGGTTCATGCTTTGGACTGACTCCCCATCTAAATGCATTAGGTCTATGTGTTGGACTGACTCCCCATCTAAATACATTGGTCCATGCTTTGAACTGACTCCCTTTCTAAATGCATTaggtctgtgttgaactgactccCCATCTAAATACATTGGTCCATGCTTTGAACTGACTCCCCATCTAAATGCATTAGGTCTATGTGTTGAACTGACTCCCCATCTAAATACATTGGTCCATGCTTTGGACTGACTCCCCATCTAAATACATTGGTCCATGCTTTGGACTGACTCCCCATCTAAATACATTGGTCCATGCTTTGGACTGACTCCCCATCTAAATACATTGGTCCATGCTATGGACTGACTCCCCATCTAAATACATTGGTCCATGCTTTGAACTGACTCCCCATCTAAATGCATTAGGTCTATGTGTTGAACTGACTCCCCATCTAAATGCATTAGGTCTATGTGTTGAACTGACTCCCCAACTAAATGCATTAGGTCTATGTTTTGAACTGACTCCCCATCTAAATACATTGGTCCATGCTTTGGACTGACTCCCCATCTAAATACATTGGTCCATGCTTTGGACTGACTCCCCATCTAAATACATTGGTCCATGCTATGGACTGACTCCCCATCTAAATACATTGGTCCATGCTTTGAACTGACTCCCCATCTAAATGCATTAGGTCTATGTGTTGAACTGACTCCCCATCTAAATGCATTAGGTCTATGTGTTGAACTGACTCCCCAACTAAATGCATTAGGTCTATGTTTTGAACTGACTCCCCATCTAAATACATTGGTCCATGCTTTGGACTGACTCCCCATCTAAATGTATTAGGTCTATGTGTTGAACTGACTCCCCATCTAAATACATTGGTCCATGCTATGGACTGACTCCCCATCTAAATACATTGGTCCATGCTTTGGACTGACTCCCCATCTAAATGCATTGGTCCATGCTTTGGACTGACTCCCATCTAAATGCATTAGGTCTATGTGTTGAACTGACTCCCCAACTAAATGCATTAGGTCTATGTGTTGAACTGACTCCCCAACTAAATGCATTAGGTCTATGTGTTGAACTGACTCCCCATCTAAATGCATTaggtctgtgttgaactgactccCCAACTAAATGCATTaggtctgtgttgaactgactccCCATCTAAATGCATTAGGTCTATGTGTTGAACTGACTCCCCAACTAAATGCATTaggtctgtgttgaactgactccCCAACTAAATGCATTAGGTCTATGTGTTGAACTGACTCCCCATCTAAATGCATTAGGTCTATGTGTTGAACTGACTCCCCAACTAAATGCATTAGGTCTATGTGTTGAACTGACTCCCCATCTAAATGCATTAGGTCTATGTGTTGAACTGACTCCCCAACTAAATGCATTaggtctgtgttgaactgactccCCAACTAAATGCATTAGGTCTACACATGACACTTTCATATGATATTTGATACATACATTTAATAAGCAACATTTCAGAAGGCAGTATTTCCATGAAAAAGATGGTGTTTCAAAGTGTTTTCAAAATGTCCGCAATCCCGAGTGCTCATGCTGAGGTGATGGCTCGTAATCGCTCCTGTCCAGTCGTGTCAGAAGTGTTTcctaaacagtgtgtgtgtgtttgtactcacGCTGATGTAATAGCCCGGTATCTCTCCTGGCCAGCGGTGTCCCAGATCTGAGCCTTCACGGTCTTCCCATCCACCTGGATACTGCGGGTGGCAAACTCCACCCCGATGGTGCTCTTACTCTCCAGGTTAAACTCATTCCGGGTGAAACGAGACAACAGGTTACTCTTCCCCACACCAGAGTCTCCTATCAACACCactgggccagagagagagagacaggttagagagtcTCCTATCAACACCactgggccagagagagagagacaggttagagagtcTCCTATCAACACCactgggccagagagagagagacaggttagagagtcTCCTATCAACACCactgggccagagagagagagacaggttagagagtcTCCTATCAACACCactgggccagagagagagagacaggttagagagtctcctgtcaaCACCactgggccagagagagagagacaggttagagagtcTCCTATCAACACCACTgggccagagagaaagagacaggttagagtCTCCTATCAACACCactgggccagagagagagagagacaggttagagtctCCTATCAACACCACCgggccagagagaaagagagacaggttagagtctCCTATCAACACCaccgggccagagagagagagacaggttagagtctCCTATCAACACCACTgggccagagagaaagagacaggttagagtCTCCTATCAACACCGCCgggccagagagaaagagacaggttagagagtcTCCTATCAACACCaccgggccagagagagagagagacaggttagagtctCCTATCAACACCactgggccagagagagagagacaggttagagagtcTCCTATCAACACCactgggccagagagagagagaagttagtgTCTCCTATCAACACCACTgggccagagagaaagagacaggttaGTGTCTCCTATCAACACCACTgggccagagagaaagagacaggttagagagtcTCCTATCAACACCACCGGgccagagagagcaagagacaggtTAGTGTCTCCTATCAACACCCCCgggccagagagagaaagagacaggttaGTGTCTCCTATCAACACCaccgggccagagagagagagacaggttagagagtcTCCTATCAACACCaccgggccagagagagagagagagacaggttagagtctCCTATCAACACCACTgggccagagagaaagagacaggttaGTGTCTCCTATCAACACCACCgggccagagagaaagagacaggttagagagtcTCCTATCAACACCACCgggccagagagaaagagacaggttaGTGTCTCCTATCAACACCACCgggccagagagaaagagacaggttagagagtcTCCTATCAACACCaccgggccagagagagagagagagacaggttagagtctCCTATCAACACCaccgggccagagagagagagagacaggttagagtctCCTATCAACACCaccgggccagagagagagacaggttagaatcTCCTATCAACACCaccgggccagagagagagagacaggttagagtctCCTATCAACACCaccgggccagagagagagacaggtcagaGTCAATTCAAAACAATTTCATGCAGCTCCTGATTCCCCTCACATTGAAGAAGGCAGTCAAATTTACAACACCCCGTAGATATTACAGTAGGAATATACACACCCCGTAGATATTACAGTAGGAATATACACCCCCCGTAGATATTACAGTAGGAATATACACCCCCCGTAGATATTACAGTAGGAATATACACCCCCCGTAGATATTACAGTAGGAATATACACACCCCGTAGATATTACAGTAGGAATATACACACCCCGTAGATATTACAGTAGGAATATACACACCCCGTAGATATTACAGTAGGAATATACACCCCCCGTAGATATTACAGTAGGAATATACACCCCCCGTAGATATTACAGTAGGAATATACACCCCCCGTAGATATTACAGTAGGAATATACACCCCCCGTAGATATTACAGTAGGAATATACACACCCCGTAGATATTACAGTAGGAATATACACACCCCGTAGATATTACAGTAGGAATATACACACCCCGTAGATATTACAGTAGGAATATACACACCCCGTAGATATTACAGTAGGAATATACACACCCCGTAGATATTACAGTAGGAATATACACACCCCGTAGATATTACAGTAGGAATATACACACCCCGTAGATATTACAGTAGGAATATACACACCCCGTAGATATTACAGTAGGAATATACACACCCCGTAGATATTACAGTAGGAATATACACATCCTGTAGATATTACAGTAGGAATATAAAACAATACACATCATATACATCAATACAATACACCCCCTTATTGTAGAATAAAGAAAGAGTCTATCTGAATGTGAAATGTGCTTTGACCGGATTACCATCACATGCTAACAGCTAACAAGCAGGAGCCCATTCATTATGATGTAGAATAGGAAGCTGTCGATGAGTGCGCGGGTTgagacaaaatatctcaaaaagaAGCGTATTACCAATCAATGGGTCTGTTGTAGACCCACTTCCTCTgccacagggcggcgcacaattggcccagcgtcgcccgggttaagggagggtttggccggggtagtccgtgattgtaaatacgaattagttgttaaatgacttgcctagttaaattaaggttaaatacgAGGTAATACAAATCATATGGGGGGTGCTTATATTACAAGTGTgtaatgaaaatgtttttttcttgATATCTCAACTCCCGAGACACCAGCAGAAAGTGGGGTTACCATTGTGCATCATCCTGGAGCAacagatgtttcaccttgtcAGCGCTGCTATTCCATCACTGTCCCAAAGCTTTAACCTCAAGGCTTCCTGCTACCCTGAGCAGATGGTTCACCTTGTCAGCGCTGCTATTCCATCACTGTCCCAAAGCTTTAACCTCAAGGCTTCCTGCTACCCGGAGCAGATGGTTCACCTTGTCAGCGCTGCTATTCCATCACTGTCCCAAAGCTTTAACCTCAAGGCTTCCTGCTACCCGGAGCAGATGGTTCACCTTGTCAGCGCTGCTATTCCATCACTGTCCCAAAGCTTTAACCTCAAGGCTTCCTGCTACCCGGAGCAGATGGTTCACCTTGTCAGCGCTGCTATTCCATCACTGTCCCAAAGCTTTAACCTCAAGGCTTCCTGCTACCCGGAGCAGA is a genomic window containing:
- the LOC129861884 gene encoding ras-related protein Rab-11A, giving the protein MGNRDDEYDYLFKVVLIGDSGVGKSNLLSRFTRNEFNLESKSTIGVEFATRSIQVDGKTVKAQIWDTAGQERYRAITSAYYRGAVGALLVYDIAKHLTYENVERWLKELRDHADSNIVIMLVGNKSDLRHLRAVPTDEARTFAEKNGLSFLETSALDSTNVETSFQTILTEIYRIVSQKQMSDRRDNDMSPSNNVVNIQVQPTENKPKMQCCQSI